Proteins from a single region of Pseudodesulfovibrio portus:
- a CDS encoding histone deacetylase family protein, with protein MLKANNSLGIIFFPAFDWAISPTHPERQERLLYTQDQLREEGLFDIEGVGEYKPDVADIEDVERVHFCFPEVPSVATRSHLISAGGAMKAADLVMQGERERAFAMVRPPGHHAMKVVHGSRGFCNINIEAVMIEHIREKYGHKRVAIVDTDCHHGDGTQDVYWHDPDTLFISLHQDGRTLYPGTGFPQELGGPNARGRTINIPLPPHTSDEGFLMAVERIVLPILDDFKPDLVINSAGQDNHFTDPITNMNFSARGYAAMNEMLKPDIAVLEGGYSIQGALPYINLGICLAMAGVDYSQVMEPNYNAERIRQDAKTTAYIEELCKQLPRLYFDPPAVKPSDDSRQGVLSGDTFIRHKQVYYDTDGINEVQQETVTVCKDCRGLYKVETRADSGPLCLGVEIPINACPKCRAKGYHVLEEAQIKGTYRYMQMINRLDKEYLRYGF; from the coding sequence ATGCTCAAGGCCAACAACTCACTCGGCATCATCTTTTTCCCGGCCTTCGACTGGGCCATCTCGCCCACCCATCCCGAGCGCCAGGAGCGGCTGCTCTACACCCAGGACCAGCTGCGCGAGGAAGGCCTCTTCGACATCGAGGGCGTGGGCGAATACAAGCCCGACGTGGCCGACATCGAAGACGTCGAGCGCGTCCACTTCTGTTTCCCGGAAGTGCCCTCGGTGGCCACCCGGTCCCACCTCATCTCGGCCGGCGGGGCCATGAAGGCCGCCGACCTGGTCATGCAGGGCGAGCGCGAACGCGCCTTTGCCATGGTCCGCCCCCCCGGCCACCACGCCATGAAGGTCGTGCACGGCTCGCGCGGGTTCTGCAACATCAACATCGAAGCCGTGATGATCGAGCACATCCGCGAGAAATACGGCCACAAGCGCGTGGCCATCGTGGATACCGACTGCCACCACGGCGACGGCACGCAGGACGTGTACTGGCACGACCCGGACACCCTGTTCATCTCCCTGCACCAGGACGGGCGCACCCTGTACCCCGGCACCGGCTTCCCGCAGGAGCTGGGCGGACCCAACGCCAGGGGCCGGACCATCAACATCCCCCTGCCGCCGCACACCTCGGACGAGGGCTTCCTCATGGCCGTCGAGCGGATCGTCCTGCCCATCCTCGACGACTTCAAGCCGGACCTGGTCATCAATTCGGCGGGCCAGGACAACCATTTCACCGACCCCATCACCAACATGAACTTCTCGGCGCGCGGGTACGCGGCCATGAATGAGATGCTCAAGCCGGACATCGCCGTGCTCGAAGGGGGCTACTCCATCCAGGGGGCCCTGCCCTACATCAACCTCGGCATCTGCCTGGCCATGGCGGGCGTGGACTACTCCCAGGTCATGGAGCCCAACTACAACGCCGAACGCATCCGCCAGGACGCCAAGACCACCGCGTATATCGAGGAGCTGTGCAAGCAGCTCCCCAGACTCTATTTCGACCCGCCCGCGGTCAAGCCGTCAGACGACTCCCGCCAGGGCGTGCTGTCCGGCGACACCTTCATCCGGCACAAGCAGGTCTACTACGACACCGACGGCATCAACGAGGTGCAGCAGGAGACCGTAACCGTGTGCAAGGATTGCCGGGGTCTCTACAAGGTCGAAACCCGGGCCGACTCCGGCCCGCTCTGCCTGGGCGTGGAAATCCCCATCAACGCCTGCCCCAAATGCCGGGCCAAGGGCTACCACGTCCTGGAAGAGGCCCAGATCAAGGGCACCTACCGCTACATGCAGATGATCAACCGGCTGGACAAGGAATACCTGCGGTACGGATTCTAG
- a CDS encoding methyl-accepting chemotaxis protein, with protein MGWKNCKLCLKFGIGFGAVLLLLLAVGLWSTFGIDGIVGNAEEVIEGNRLKGNFTQKVVDHLKWAEKVNQLLTDSHVHTLDVQTDPKKCAFGKWYYSDARTRAEELVPSLKPLLAEIEQHHNALHESAIEIGEKYAPADVQLGSFLRDKKLDHLNWMGAIKDVLLDPAIRVLSVQTDPENCALGKWLYSDEVKRQAADDPQFGAVLKNIFEPHKALHESAEEIGRLVASGDRRGAQARFRDITQDLAEETLAAIDGVIALNDQRQEGYDAAKSVYSTVTTKALSSVQALLNESSAEITANIMTDEQMLSAADNTLTGVMIISAASVVIGVLLAWIIARGIIEPLRKGMDFASVVATGDLTAVVDLDQNDEVGQLARSLTGMAEKLKGVVGEVNSATDSVSAGSEELSASAQSLSQSVTQQAASIEQISAAMEQMTSSVRLNADNARETESIASQAATGAKDSGLAVTEAMDALRSIAERITIIQEIARQTNLLALNAAIEAARAGEHGKGFAVVAAEVRKLAERSGQAAEEISGLSETSMGVADRAGRMLSELMPQIGKTAELVQEIASSCLEQDKGVTEISTAISQLDQVTQSNASASEEMASTSEELSAQAQMLAQAMTFFRVNSNGHGHGPTRKSVVAARTARKSLPAGPTGGFDMDMADEHGEFERY; from the coding sequence ATGGGCTGGAAAAATTGTAAATTATGTTTAAAGTTCGGCATCGGATTCGGGGCCGTATTGTTGCTCCTGCTGGCCGTCGGCCTATGGTCCACGTTCGGCATAGATGGCATCGTGGGCAACGCCGAAGAGGTGATCGAGGGCAATCGTCTCAAGGGAAATTTCACCCAGAAGGTGGTGGACCACCTCAAGTGGGCCGAGAAGGTCAACCAGTTGCTCACGGATTCCCACGTCCACACCCTGGACGTGCAGACCGACCCCAAGAAGTGCGCCTTCGGCAAGTGGTACTACAGCGACGCCCGTACCCGGGCCGAGGAACTGGTCCCGTCCCTCAAGCCGTTGCTGGCGGAGATCGAACAGCACCACAACGCCCTGCATGAGTCGGCCATCGAGATCGGTGAGAAGTATGCACCCGCCGACGTGCAGCTCGGCTCCTTCCTGCGGGACAAGAAGCTTGACCATCTCAATTGGATGGGAGCCATCAAGGACGTGCTCCTTGATCCGGCGATCCGGGTCCTGAGCGTTCAGACCGACCCGGAAAACTGTGCGCTGGGCAAATGGCTTTATTCCGATGAAGTGAAGCGGCAGGCGGCCGATGATCCCCAATTCGGAGCGGTGCTCAAGAATATTTTCGAACCGCACAAGGCCCTGCATGAATCCGCAGAGGAGATAGGGAGGCTGGTGGCCAGTGGTGATAGGAGGGGAGCGCAGGCGCGGTTCCGCGACATCACCCAAGACCTGGCCGAGGAGACCCTGGCCGCCATAGACGGGGTCATCGCCCTCAACGACCAACGCCAGGAAGGATACGACGCGGCCAAGAGCGTGTACTCGACCGTCACGACCAAGGCGCTGTCCTCGGTCCAGGCACTTCTCAACGAGTCTTCGGCGGAAATCACCGCCAACATCATGACCGACGAGCAGATGCTCTCCGCCGCCGACAACACCCTGACCGGCGTCATGATCATCAGCGCGGCGTCCGTCGTCATAGGCGTCCTGCTTGCCTGGATCATTGCCAGGGGCATAATTGAGCCGCTGCGCAAGGGCATGGATTTCGCCTCCGTCGTGGCCACGGGCGACCTGACCGCCGTGGTGGACCTCGACCAGAACGACGAGGTCGGGCAACTGGCACGATCCCTGACCGGCATGGCGGAAAAGCTCAAGGGAGTGGTCGGCGAGGTCAATTCCGCCACGGACAGCGTGTCCGCGGGCAGCGAGGAGTTGTCCGCTTCGGCCCAGTCCCTTTCCCAGTCCGTGACCCAGCAGGCCGCTTCCATCGAGCAGATATCCGCCGCCATGGAGCAGATGACCTCCAGCGTCCGCCTCAACGCCGACAACGCCAGGGAGACCGAGTCCATCGCCAGCCAGGCGGCCACCGGGGCCAAGGACAGCGGGCTGGCGGTTACCGAGGCCATGGATGCGCTCAGATCCATTGCCGAACGGATTACCATCATCCAGGAAATCGCCCGCCAGACGAACCTGCTGGCGCTCAACGCCGCCATCGAGGCCGCCCGGGCGGGTGAGCACGGCAAGGGTTTTGCCGTGGTCGCAGCCGAGGTCCGCAAGCTGGCGGAACGCAGCGGCCAGGCTGCAGAGGAGATCAGCGGGCTGTCCGAGACCTCCATGGGCGTGGCCGACCGCGCAGGCCGGATGCTGTCCGAACTGATGCCCCAGATCGGCAAGACCGCCGAGCTGGTTCAGGAAATCGCGTCCAGCTGCCTTGAGCAGGACAAGGGCGTGACCGAGATCAGCACCGCCATCAGCCAGCTCGACCAGGTCACCCAGAGCAACGCCTCGGCCTCCGAGGAGATGGCCTCCACGTCCGAGGAACTGTCCGCCCAGGCCCAGATGCTGGCCCAGGCAATGACCTTCTTCCGTGTGAACTCGAACGGCCACGGCCATGGCCCGACCAGAAAATCCGTGGTTGCCGCCCGTACGGCCAGGAAATCCCTTCCTGCCGGGCCGACCGGCGGTTTTGACATGGACATGGCCGACGAGCACGGCGAATTCGAACGATACTGA
- a CDS encoding pyrimidine dimer DNA glycosylase/endonuclease V, which yields MRLWTVHPRYLDAKGLTALWREGLLARKVLHGLTKGYKNHPQLIRFREHPEPLAAIDAYLSEVLAESRDRGYNFDASKIDEAAEAAPIDETRGQLEYEWGHLLGKLERRDPKRWRRLKNEQPRAHRLFTIRDGEIREWEHI from the coding sequence ATGCGATTATGGACCGTGCACCCCAGGTATCTGGACGCCAAAGGCCTCACCGCCCTCTGGCGCGAGGGGCTGCTGGCGCGCAAGGTCCTGCACGGCCTGACCAAGGGGTACAAGAATCACCCTCAGCTCATTCGATTTCGCGAGCACCCGGAACCGCTGGCGGCCATCGACGCCTATCTCTCGGAAGTGTTGGCGGAATCCCGCGACAGGGGGTACAACTTCGATGCGTCGAAGATTGACGAGGCTGCCGAGGCTGCCCCCATTGACGAGACGCGCGGGCAGTTGGAATACGAGTGGGGCCACCTGTTGGGGAAGCTGGAAAGACGTGACCCGAAACGGTGGCGTCGATTGAAGAACGAACAACCCCGGGCCCACCGGTTATTCACCATCCGCGACGGTGAAATACGCGAGTGGGAACACATCTGA
- a CDS encoding 30S ribosomal protein S1 produces MEKTNESVEMADMEMNFADALDEYLNSDFGDLDEGTIVAGEVVKVDKDFVLVDVNFKSEGQIPVSEFTEADGTVTVEIGEKVDVYVARKNEAEGTIYLSRDKAKRMQLFDKLEELQEKDGEVVGRIIRRIKGGYTVDLGGVEAFLPGSHVDLRPVPDMDALVNQEFDFKILKINRRRSNVIVSRRVLLEEMRSEQRDKLLDTLEEGQVVEGKVKNVTEYGVFIDLGGLDGLLHITDMSWKRIKHPKEMVNLGDDLQLKILNFDREGQKVSLGLKQLVPDPWENIAEKYPEESRFTGTITNLADYGAFVELENGVEGLVHISEMSWTRKLRHPSQMVKVGDEVEVIVLGVDPEKKRISLGMKQISPNPWDVVAEKYPEGTVLEGAIKNITEFGVFIGIEEGIDGLIHVSDISWTKKIRHPSEVYKAGDSVQAKVLTVDKENEKFTLGVKQLTEDPWSQVPAKYPVGQKVTGTVTNITDFGLFVEVEEGIEGLVHVSEISRKKIKSPSELFKEGDSIEAKVIHVSADERRLGLSIKQTKEEPARAGGGKSKSFGGGGIDAGSTLGDLLREKLEEAAGEALNEEPVVEEAPVEAAPEEPVVEEAAAEVEAPAEEVEAPAEEAEAPADEAAAEEEEK; encoded by the coding sequence ATGGAAAAAACTAACGAATCTGTTGAAATGGCCGACATGGAAATGAATTTTGCCGATGCTCTTGACGAGTATCTGAATTCTGATTTCGGCGATCTGGACGAAGGCACTATCGTTGCCGGTGAAGTCGTCAAGGTCGACAAGGACTTCGTGCTTGTCGACGTCAATTTCAAGTCCGAAGGACAGATCCCCGTGTCCGAATTCACCGAAGCCGACGGCACTGTGACCGTCGAGATCGGTGAGAAGGTCGACGTCTACGTCGCCCGCAAGAACGAAGCCGAAGGCACCATCTACTTGTCCCGCGACAAGGCCAAGCGGATGCAGCTTTTCGATAAACTGGAAGAGCTTCAGGAAAAGGACGGCGAAGTCGTCGGCCGCATCATCCGCCGCATCAAGGGCGGTTACACCGTCGATCTCGGCGGCGTCGAAGCATTCCTGCCCGGCTCCCACGTCGACCTGCGCCCGGTCCCGGACATGGACGCCCTGGTCAACCAGGAGTTCGATTTCAAGATTCTCAAGATCAATCGCCGCCGCTCCAACGTCATCGTCTCCCGCCGCGTGCTGCTGGAAGAGATGCGCAGCGAACAGCGCGACAAGCTGCTCGATACCCTGGAAGAAGGCCAGGTGGTGGAAGGCAAGGTCAAGAACGTCACCGAATACGGCGTGTTCATCGACCTGGGCGGCCTCGACGGCCTGCTCCACATCACCGACATGTCCTGGAAGCGCATCAAGCACCCCAAGGAGATGGTCAACCTGGGCGACGACCTGCAGCTCAAGATCCTCAACTTCGACCGCGAAGGCCAGAAGGTCTCCCTGGGCCTCAAGCAGCTCGTTCCCGATCCGTGGGAAAACATCGCCGAGAAGTACCCCGAGGAATCCCGCTTCACCGGCACCATCACCAATCTCGCCGACTACGGCGCGTTCGTTGAGCTGGAAAACGGCGTTGAAGGTCTGGTTCACATCTCCGAGATGTCCTGGACCCGCAAGCTCCGCCACCCCTCCCAGATGGTCAAGGTCGGCGACGAAGTCGAAGTCATCGTGCTCGGCGTCGATCCCGAGAAGAAGCGCATCTCCCTGGGCATGAAGCAGATCTCCCCGAACCCGTGGGATGTGGTCGCCGAGAAGTACCCCGAGGGTACCGTGCTCGAAGGCGCCATCAAGAACATCACCGAATTCGGCGTGTTCATCGGCATCGAGGAAGGCATCGACGGCCTGATCCACGTGTCCGACATCTCCTGGACCAAGAAGATCCGCCACCCCTCCGAGGTCTACAAGGCCGGTGACTCCGTCCAGGCCAAGGTCCTCACCGTGGACAAGGAGAACGAGAAGTTCACCCTGGGCGTCAAGCAGCTGACCGAAGACCCCTGGTCCCAGGTTCCCGCCAAGTACCCCGTGGGCCAGAAGGTCACCGGCACCGTCACCAACATCACCGACTTCGGTCTGTTCGTGGAAGTGGAAGAGGGCATCGAAGGGTTGGTCCACGTCTCCGAGATCAGCCGCAAGAAGATCAAGTCCCCCTCCGAGCTGTTCAAGGAAGGCGACTCCATCGAAGCCAAGGTCATCCACGTGTCCGCGGACGAGCGCCGTCTCGGCCTGTCCATCAAGCAGACCAAGGAAGAGCCTGCCCGCGCCGGCGGCGGCAAGTCCAAGTCCTTCGGCGGTGGCGGCATTGACGCCGGTTCCACCCTGGGCGACCTGCTCCGCGAGAAGCTGGAAGAGGCTGCCGGCGAGGCCCTGAATGAAGAGCCCGTCGTGGAAGAAGCCCCGGTCGAGGCCGCTCCCGAAGAGCCGGTCGTGGAAGAAGCCGCCGCTGAAGTCGAAGCTCCTGCCGAAGAAGTGGAAGCCCCGGCCGAAGAAGCCGAAGCTCCCGCCGATGAGGCCGCTGCCGAGGAAGAAGAGAAATAA
- a CDS encoding adenylate/guanylate cyclase domain-containing protein, whose protein sequence is MTQKIRTSTHYLAAMILLTVYGGQVCPLIDTLTLAHWGTLVAAAFIPMALLRMWLLPRLLNRVAIYDQPGRQFFFDLGLFLLFGSGLAVYNTVHLGFSVFESGPKVLLGFLIFGFFSGLDLALERERANGLTIIRENISPPETVRYTSLTRKFSGFALATVFLAGTVLILTVVKDVYWLTDVNFAMEGSRAQLLIVAEIGFIMLVLSGYILLIIASYTRNIRLFFGNETSVLRKVREGDLTRRVPRLTADEFGEIAGHTNIMIDGLIERDRIKNVFGKTVSPAIAGRLMDREKQGLSLGGSIQPLAILMCDIRDFTARAEGNPPEQVIEDLNRWFTEAVEATNSHGGVVDKFIGDGILALFGLDGEMDACEKAVACARDMLARLDRLNQSLDTPISVGIGIHKGEVLAGIVGSPERLEFTVVGDPVNTAARIERMTRRLDADILVSAAAHSDLPEGREWRDFGEQSFKGKSQKIRLYGL, encoded by the coding sequence ATGACTCAAAAAATCCGCACCTCCACGCACTACCTGGCGGCCATGATCCTGCTGACCGTATACGGCGGCCAGGTCTGCCCTCTCATCGATACCCTGACCCTCGCCCACTGGGGAACGCTGGTGGCCGCCGCCTTCATCCCCATGGCCCTGCTCCGGATGTGGCTCCTGCCCCGTCTCCTGAACAGGGTCGCCATCTACGACCAGCCCGGACGGCAGTTCTTTTTCGACCTCGGCCTGTTCCTGCTGTTCGGGTCCGGACTGGCCGTCTACAACACCGTGCATCTGGGGTTCTCCGTGTTCGAGAGCGGCCCCAAGGTCCTGCTCGGCTTCCTGATCTTCGGATTCTTCTCCGGCCTGGACCTGGCCCTGGAGCGGGAACGGGCCAACGGGCTGACGATCATCCGGGAAAACATCTCCCCTCCGGAGACCGTGCGCTACACCTCCCTGACCCGGAAGTTCTCCGGCTTCGCCCTGGCCACGGTCTTCCTGGCGGGCACCGTGCTCATCCTGACCGTGGTCAAGGACGTGTACTGGCTGACCGACGTGAACTTCGCCATGGAGGGCTCCAGGGCCCAGCTCCTCATCGTGGCCGAGATCGGTTTCATCATGCTCGTGCTCAGCGGCTACATCCTGCTCATCATCGCCTCCTACACCCGGAACATCCGGCTCTTCTTCGGCAACGAGACCTCGGTGCTGCGCAAGGTCCGGGAGGGCGACCTGACCCGCAGGGTGCCCCGGTTGACCGCCGACGAGTTCGGCGAGATAGCCGGCCACACCAACATCATGATCGACGGGCTGATCGAGCGCGACCGGATCAAGAACGTGTTCGGCAAGACCGTCAGCCCGGCAATAGCCGGACGGCTCATGGACCGGGAAAAGCAGGGGCTTTCCCTTGGCGGCTCCATCCAGCCCCTGGCCATCCTCATGTGCGACATCCGGGACTTCACCGCACGCGCTGAAGGAAATCCGCCCGAACAGGTCATCGAGGACCTCAACCGCTGGTTCACCGAGGCGGTGGAGGCAACCAACAGTCACGGCGGCGTGGTGGACAAGTTCATCGGCGACGGCATCCTGGCCCTCTTCGGCCTGGACGGGGAGATGGACGCCTGCGAAAAGGCCGTGGCCTGCGCCAGGGACATGCTGGCCCGCCTGGACCGCCTCAACCAAAGCCTGGACACTCCCATTTCCGTCGGCATCGGCATCCACAAGGGAGAAGTCCTGGCAGGCATTGTCGGCTCCCCCGAACGGCTGGAATTCACGGTGGTGGGCGACCCGGTCAACACCGCCGCCCGCATAGAACGGATGACCCGGCGGCTCGATGCGGACATCCTCGTGTCCGCGGCGGCCCACAGCGACCTGCCCGAAGGCCGGGAATGGCGGGATTTCGGGGAACAGTCGTTCAAGGGAAAATCCCAAAAAATCCGGCTGTACGGCCTCTGA
- a CDS encoding secondary thiamine-phosphate synthase enzyme YjbQ produces the protein MKSYRKELFFEIPTRRAFINITDDCEQALRESGIRDGLMLVNAMHITASVFINDDESGLHHDYEVWLEKLAPHEPVGQYRHNGYEDNADAHMKRQVMGREVVVAVTDGRLDFGTWERIFYGEFDGRRRKRVLVKIIGE, from the coding sequence ATGAAATCATACCGCAAGGAACTCTTCTTCGAAATCCCGACCCGGCGGGCGTTCATCAACATCACGGACGACTGCGAGCAGGCCCTGCGCGAGTCGGGCATCCGGGACGGGCTGATGCTGGTCAACGCCATGCACATCACGGCCTCGGTGTTCATCAACGACGACGAGTCCGGGCTGCACCACGACTACGAGGTCTGGCTGGAGAAGCTCGCCCCGCACGAGCCGGTGGGCCAGTACCGGCACAACGGGTACGAGGACAACGCGGACGCCCACATGAAGCGGCAGGTCATGGGCCGCGAGGTGGTGGTGGCCGTCACGGACGGGCGGCTCGACTTCGGCACCTGGGAGCGCATCTTTTACGGCGAATTCGACGGCAGACGGCGAAAACGGGTCCTGGTCAAGATCATCGGCGAATGA
- a CDS encoding SLC5/6 family protein — translation MGRFLKLFASRSFTILLFHLGLFYFVVLFILARWVEGNTIASRKISGSPITYGLSIALFCTSRTFYGSVGKAASSGMLYSTVYIGPTITFILLWQVMRRTVRIKQRYRLLTGYALINRDFADELTGVVVDVVGRNAA, via the coding sequence GTGGGCAGGTTTCTGAAACTCTTTGCATCCCGAAGCTTCACCATACTCCTGTTCCACTTGGGGCTGTTCTACTTCGTGGTGTTGTTCATCCTCGCCCGGTGGGTTGAAGGCAACACCATCGCCAGCCGGAAGATTTCCGGGAGCCCGATCACCTACGGGCTGTCCATTGCGCTCTTCTGCACCTCCCGGACCTTCTACGGCAGCGTCGGCAAGGCCGCCTCCTCCGGGATGCTCTACTCCACGGTCTACATAGGGCCGACCATCACCTTCATCCTGCTGTGGCAGGTCATGCGCAGGACCGTCCGGATCAAGCAACGGTACCGCCTGCTCACGGGCTACGCTCTCATAAACCGGGATTTTGCCGACGAACTGACCGGGGTGGTCGTGGATGTGGTCGGCAGGAACGCCGCGTGA
- the sppA gene encoding signal peptide peptidase SppA, with translation MRVEGTRTRFSQRHPLLFGVMMIILAVALFSGAMAFFRFMGWTPQGLSGLGKDKVGIVHVEGMILDSTDVVEWIRTLEEDASVKGVLLRVNSPGGAIAPSQEIYAAVKNLNQVKPVVASYGSLAASGGYYCSCPAELIYANPGSVTASIGVMAEFVTVTEALEKLGIKPEVLTTGKYKAAGTPMRELSDEQREQMQGLMQDLHDQFVDHVAEARGMDRERVAAIADGRAVTGRQALALGLVDQLGTRYDAIRKLKELAGIQGKAALLEGPEKDIPFVQQLLGTLKIDISSAMPNGWSFSYK, from the coding sequence ATGCGCGTTGAAGGAACACGTACCCGTTTCTCGCAACGCCACCCCCTTCTGTTCGGGGTGATGATGATCATATTGGCCGTGGCCCTCTTTTCGGGGGCCATGGCCTTTTTCCGTTTCATGGGCTGGACGCCCCAGGGGTTGTCCGGGCTGGGCAAGGACAAGGTCGGCATCGTCCATGTGGAGGGCATGATCCTCGACTCCACCGACGTGGTGGAATGGATTCGCACCCTCGAAGAGGACGCCTCGGTCAAGGGCGTGCTCCTGCGCGTCAACTCGCCCGGCGGGGCCATCGCCCCTTCCCAGGAAATCTACGCCGCCGTTAAGAATCTCAATCAGGTCAAGCCCGTGGTCGCTTCCTACGGCTCACTGGCCGCGTCCGGCGGCTACTACTGCTCCTGCCCGGCGGAACTGATCTACGCCAACCCCGGCTCGGTCACCGCGTCCATCGGCGTCATGGCCGAGTTCGTCACCGTCACCGAGGCGCTGGAAAAACTCGGCATCAAGCCCGAAGTGCTGACCACCGGCAAGTACAAGGCCGCCGGAACGCCCATGCGCGAACTTTCCGACGAGCAGCGCGAACAGATGCAGGGACTCATGCAGGACCTGCACGACCAGTTCGTGGACCACGTGGCCGAGGCGCGCGGCATGGACCGCGAGCGCGTGGCCGCCATAGCCGACGGGCGCGCCGTCACCGGTCGGCAGGCTCTGGCCCTCGGCCTTGTCGATCAGCTCGGCACCCGCTACGACGCCATCAGGAAGCTCAAGGAACTCGCCGGAATCCAGGGCAAGGCCGCGCTCCTCGAAGGCCCCGAAAAAGACATCCCCTTTGTCCAGCAACTCCTGGGCACGCTCAAGATCGACATATCCTCGGCCATGCCTAACGGCTGGTCCTTCTCCTATAAATAG
- a CDS encoding fibronectin type III domain-containing protein, with protein sequence MTLEDILERVKNSNTQVVKYGYAVYVLFSIAVAVLSWAKGASLGRLFFVVILLMGLAGSAWAFQQMTTAKTVFWRYLGFVFGGCSLLCILFIFVVSSYFLVTGKPDSLRHLLGIDPPTVVSITNLRLESKGKEFITLSWDAYAGKAEEILLKHKRCDLHKFQEIILPTDAVQFSLPSVEPNKKYRFILYARSGELLSNPAQLIVSTDADKKYLGKEAEYEIFYTGRIDANDRANDDNGLLYYRCDADLWVYEGKVVDGNPSGKGRLTQRIDCGISFCETSFSSPGQFSGYCRLALRDPRIDFVGDSEQYFGCIEINGNVLTKSTPSRPNANLRVGPFTVVLDGEVDIDAGNSKRIEGVVTAGKFSGVITQKTDNYESIYRYLDGEKQLGYYINLGHTLGVVGSTYEPGSDHDIKLLFNGTTVRYGLFRGSTMPYTGYNFAWNLVSGRMWATSSRNGNDTDLSPVGGMSGLCANEEHFGLAENGANPNEVGSWKLDCGSIYHDDQKVGIECTLESEMAQVSIVATKMIDSYPEFIISTGGHASNLMSIDIDGQTFSGPSLNYAIKKAAPLALARMAFASQITNTTQGLSTSLDGVDKLIAILFGRLYYCTGPYYMDD encoded by the coding sequence ATGACATTGGAAGATATCCTTGAGCGAGTCAAAAACAGCAACACCCAAGTCGTTAAGTACGGATACGCGGTCTATGTCCTTTTTAGTATAGCCGTAGCCGTCCTGAGCTGGGCAAAAGGAGCAAGCCTCGGTCGGTTATTTTTCGTGGTGATACTGTTGATGGGCCTTGCAGGATCAGCCTGGGCGTTTCAGCAGATGACAACGGCAAAAACCGTTTTCTGGAGGTACCTGGGGTTTGTCTTTGGAGGCTGCTCACTGCTTTGTATCCTTTTTATATTTGTCGTGTCATCCTACTTCCTTGTGACTGGCAAGCCGGACAGTTTAAGGCATTTACTCGGCATTGATCCACCGACCGTTGTTTCGATTACCAATTTGAGGCTTGAATCCAAGGGTAAAGAGTTTATCACCCTGTCTTGGGACGCATACGCGGGGAAAGCCGAGGAGATATTGCTCAAGCACAAAAGATGTGATCTTCATAAATTTCAAGAGATTATTTTACCAACCGACGCGGTGCAATTTAGCCTTCCAAGTGTCGAACCAAACAAGAAATATCGTTTCATATTGTACGCAAGGTCAGGAGAGCTTTTATCAAATCCGGCTCAACTGATTGTCTCCACAGATGCCGACAAAAAATATCTCGGAAAAGAAGCTGAGTATGAAATATTCTACACCGGACGGATTGATGCAAACGATAGAGCCAACGATGACAATGGGCTTCTTTATTATAGATGCGATGCTGATCTGTGGGTGTACGAAGGCAAGGTTGTGGACGGCAATCCATCGGGAAAAGGTCGGCTAACCCAGCGTATAGATTGTGGAATATCCTTTTGCGAAACGTCCTTTTCTTCTCCTGGCCAGTTCTCAGGATACTGTCGGCTTGCATTGCGTGATCCGAGGATTGATTTTGTTGGTGACTCTGAACAATACTTCGGCTGCATAGAGATCAATGGCAATGTTTTAACGAAAAGCACACCCTCACGTCCCAACGCAAACCTGCGAGTCGGGCCGTTTACAGTCGTTTTGGATGGCGAAGTTGATATAGATGCCGGGAATTCAAAGAGAATTGAAGGAGTTGTCACAGCCGGCAAGTTTTCCGGTGTCATCACACAAAAGACCGACAACTACGAAAGCATCTATCGTTATCTTGATGGTGAAAAGCAGCTTGGCTACTACATCAATCTGGGACACACTTTGGGAGTTGTTGGTAGTACTTATGAGCCCGGCAGTGATCATGATATCAAGCTTCTCTTCAACGGGACCACCGTAAGATATGGCCTTTTTAGGGGAAGCACCATGCCATACACTGGATACAATTTCGCGTGGAATTTGGTAAGCGGTCGAATGTGGGCCACATCTAGTAGGAACGGAAACGATACAGATTTAAGCCCTGTTGGGGGTATGTCCGGTCTGTGTGCAAATGAGGAGCACTTTGGACTGGCAGAAAATGGAGCTAATCCGAATGAAGTTGGTTCGTGGAAACTAGATTGCGGGTCAATATATCACGACGACCAGAAAGTCGGCATTGAATGTACGCTGGAGTCAGAAATGGCGCAGGTGTCTATTGTCGCGACAAAAATGATCGACAGCTACCCAGAGTTCATAATATCCACTGGAGGTCATGCAAGCAACCTCATGTCTATCGACATAGATGGTCAGACATTTAGCGGCCCCAGTTTAAATTACGCAATAAAAAAGGCCGCCCCGTTGGCCCTCGCCAGGATGGCCTTCGCCAGTCAGATTACAAATACAACCCAAGGACTAAGCACCTCCCTTGATGGCGTCGATAAGCTCATAGCGATTCTTTTCGGTCGGCTGTATTACTGTACGGGCCCATATTACATGGATGACTGA